The following coding sequences are from one Lipingzhangella halophila window:
- a CDS encoding bifunctional nuclease family protein — protein MKQMEVVGVRVEMPSNQPIVLLKESDGERYLPIWIGAVEATAIALAQQGVVPARPLTHDLFRDVLEALNTSLNTVNITALSDGIFYAELVFSNGVEVSARPSDSIALALRTGAPIYADEDVIDEAGVPIPDEQEDEVEKFREFLDQITPEDFGRTT, from the coding sequence GTGAAGCAAATGGAGGTTGTCGGCGTCCGGGTCGAGATGCCCTCGAATCAACCGATCGTCCTGCTCAAAGAGTCCGATGGAGAGCGGTATCTCCCGATATGGATCGGAGCGGTCGAGGCCACTGCCATCGCACTGGCGCAGCAAGGGGTCGTGCCCGCGCGCCCGCTCACCCATGACCTTTTCCGCGACGTTCTCGAGGCGCTCAACACGAGCCTGAACACGGTGAACATCACCGCGCTGAGCGACGGCATCTTCTATGCCGAACTGGTGTTCTCCAACGGCGTTGAGGTCAGCGCGCGGCCGTCCGACTCCATCGCGCTCGCGTTGCGCACGGGCGCGCCCATCTACGCCGACGAGGATGTCATCGACGAGGCCGGGGTCCCGATTCCCGACGAGCAGGAGGACGAGGTCGAGAAGTTCCGCGAGTTCCTCGACCAGATCACGCCCGAGGACTTCGGGCGCACCACCTAG
- a CDS encoding MerR family transcriptional regulator yields MAVTSGKQQDAPGARRSAIRRAGEQGLLCEEGVVALPMDVGYRGPTACAAAGITYRQLDYWARTRLVEPSVRPEEGSGDPSLYSFRDVLLLKVVKRLLDTGISLQQIRTAVGHLRYRDTVDLAQITLMSDGVSVYECTSPGEVVDLMQGGQGVFGIALGRVWRELEGSLGEVQGERLSGPLAAESHPADELARRRRERKTG; encoded by the coding sequence GTGGCGGTTACAAGCGGCAAGCAGCAAGATGCCCCCGGCGCCAGGCGATCAGCGATACGACGAGCTGGAGAGCAGGGCCTGCTGTGTGAAGAGGGCGTGGTGGCGCTGCCTATGGACGTCGGGTATCGGGGCCCCACTGCGTGTGCGGCCGCCGGAATCACCTACCGTCAACTCGATTACTGGGCCAGGACCCGCCTGGTCGAACCGAGCGTGCGTCCCGAGGAGGGTTCGGGCGATCCCTCGCTGTACAGCTTCCGCGACGTCCTGCTCCTTAAGGTGGTCAAGCGACTGCTCGACACCGGGATCTCGTTGCAGCAGATCCGCACCGCGGTGGGGCACCTGCGCTACCGCGACACGGTGGACCTCGCCCAGATCACGCTGATGAGCGATGGTGTGAGCGTCTACGAGTGCACCTCGCCCGGCGAGGTCGTGGACCTCATGCAGGGTGGCCAGGGCGTGTTCGGCATAGCGCTGGGGCGGGTATGGCGGGAACTGGAGGGCTCACTCGGCGAGGTTCAGGGCGAACGCCTCTCCGGGCCGTTGGCGGCGGAGTCCCACCCCGCCGACGAGCTGGCACGCCGTCGGCGCGAGCGGAAGACCGGCTGA
- a CDS encoding DUF5999 family protein, giving the protein MCQHTPSCPPFDHPDREAARVIASHPEQGWSLLCNGVVVFEDTGDLLPDGGVIAPHRPSYAEMAA; this is encoded by the coding sequence ATGTGCCAGCACACACCCTCATGTCCACCATTCGACCATCCTGATCGCGAGGCCGCGCGGGTGATCGCCAGCCACCCGGAGCAGGGGTGGAGCCTCCTGTGCAACGGGGTCGTTGTCTTCGAGGACACCGGCGACCTGCTGCCCGACGGCGGCGTGATCGCGCCGCACCGCCCGAGCTACGCCGAGATGGCGGCCTGA
- a CDS encoding endonuclease V, translating to MSATFHDDLAGAEPLDPGDARALQRRMAGLVRADPVEPDRISTVAGLDVSYAAGDTRLVAAAVVLSLPELRVVDSATAVAEPRFPYVPGLFAFREVPPLLDAIGTLSVTPDVFVCDGFGVAHPRRFGLASHLGVLLERRTLGVGKSPFVGYAEPPAAERGSWSPLVDDGAVVGRSLRTRSGVRPVYVSVRHRVDLGGASELVLRLAPEYRLPEPIRHADRLSRDVLADRAPQRP from the coding sequence ATGAGCGCCACGTTCCACGATGACCTGGCCGGTGCGGAACCGCTGGATCCCGGCGATGCCCGCGCGCTGCAGCGCCGCATGGCCGGGCTGGTGCGGGCGGACCCCGTTGAGCCCGACCGGATCTCGACCGTGGCCGGACTCGACGTCAGCTACGCCGCGGGCGACACCCGCCTGGTGGCGGCGGCCGTCGTGCTGTCCCTGCCGGAACTGCGGGTTGTCGACTCGGCGACCGCGGTCGCCGAGCCCCGCTTCCCTTACGTGCCGGGCCTGTTCGCCTTTCGCGAGGTGCCTCCGCTGCTGGACGCGATCGGCACGCTCAGCGTCACCCCGGATGTCTTCGTCTGCGACGGTTTCGGCGTGGCCCACCCGCGGCGTTTCGGACTTGCCAGCCATCTGGGGGTGCTGCTGGAGCGGCGCACGCTCGGAGTCGGCAAGTCTCCGTTCGTGGGGTACGCGGAGCCCCCCGCTGCCGAGCGAGGCTCCTGGAGCCCGCTGGTCGACGACGGCGCGGTGGTGGGGCGGTCGCTGCGCACCCGTTCGGGGGTGCGTCCGGTCTATGTCTCGGTCAGGCACCGCGTCGACCTCGGCGGCGCGAGCGAGCTCGTGCTGCGGCTGGCGCCGGAGTACCGGCTGCCGGAGCCGATCCGACACGCCGACCGGCTGTCCCGCGACGTCCTGGCGGACCGCGCTCCACAGCGGCCTTAG
- a CDS encoding tetratricopeptide repeat protein, whose protein sequence is MTATSGTSIFDADGDEPEFASLCAQARDLAESGHLKRAAQLYERVLEGGSEQHRGRAALGLAVVRHDLGDPRAARRADRMAIETGHPEFAPRAAYHLALMYEEEGAGDEAAEAWRAVLNFENDRYAAAAHYGLARIAEERGEPESALPYWERVLESGTPDVLPEAAHDFAGRLLARGENETATEVIVRGLEVAEHSGLRLLLGAVHVERAIDEFGAVVDAARPDPEGGSSVDPGTAGAAVEMLAKLLAMRGDPDQAEQVWEHGLTGTGSQTAGEVRSRLRRGFLEPTEDENEERGDEGTATWWDPYVEAAVAQDSSAMLTGELFVALSQMYTHLAAPLAGNESRVAALHQAMADAVRTPSEYVWGRSLHDDFRARLREAAGSDTDVLPEGWPDS, encoded by the coding sequence ATGACCGCGACCTCCGGGACCTCCATATTCGATGCCGACGGGGACGAACCGGAGTTCGCGAGCCTCTGTGCGCAGGCACGCGACCTCGCCGAGAGCGGCCACCTGAAGCGCGCGGCCCAGCTCTACGAACGCGTCCTGGAGGGCGGCTCCGAGCAGCACCGGGGGCGGGCCGCCCTTGGGCTGGCGGTCGTCCGGCACGACCTGGGCGACCCCCGGGCCGCACGCCGGGCCGACCGGATGGCGATCGAGACGGGGCACCCCGAGTTCGCGCCGCGTGCCGCCTACCACCTGGCGCTCATGTACGAGGAGGAGGGCGCGGGCGACGAGGCCGCCGAGGCCTGGCGCGCCGTGCTGAACTTCGAGAACGACCGCTACGCGGCCGCGGCGCACTACGGGCTGGCCCGGATCGCCGAGGAGCGCGGCGAGCCGGAGTCGGCGCTCCCGTACTGGGAGCGGGTGCTGGAGTCCGGCACTCCGGACGTGCTCCCCGAGGCGGCGCACGACTTCGCCGGGCGGCTGCTGGCCCGCGGTGAGAACGAAACCGCGACGGAGGTCATCGTGCGGGGGCTGGAGGTCGCCGAGCATTCCGGGTTGCGGCTGCTGCTGGGCGCGGTGCACGTGGAGCGCGCGATCGACGAGTTCGGCGCGGTGGTCGACGCGGCGCGCCCCGACCCCGAGGGCGGCAGCTCGGTGGACCCGGGCACCGCGGGCGCCGCGGTCGAAATGCTGGCCAAACTGCTCGCGATGCGCGGCGACCCCGACCAGGCGGAACAGGTGTGGGAGCACGGCCTGACCGGCACCGGCTCCCAGACCGCAGGGGAGGTCCGTTCCCGGCTCCGGCGCGGGTTCCTGGAACCAACCGAGGACGAGAACGAGGAGCGCGGCGACGAAGGGACGGCCACGTGGTGGGATCCCTACGTCGAGGCGGCGGTGGCCCAGGACAGCTCCGCGATGCTCACCGGGGAGCTCTTCGTGGCGCTGAGCCAGATGTACACGCACCTCGCCGCGCCGCTCGCCGGAAACGAGTCGCGGGTCGCGGCCCTGCACCAGGCCATGGCGGACGCGGTCCGCACGCCGAGCGAGTACGTGTGGGGGCGCTCACTGCACGACGACTTCCGCGCGCGGCTGCGTGAGGCGGCCGGCAGCGACACCGACGTGCTGCCGGAAGGGTGGCCGGACTCCTGA
- a CDS encoding mannose-1-phosphate guanyltransferase, producing MKAVVMAGGEGTRLRPMTANQPKPLLPVVNKPIMEHVLRLLKRHGFEDTVVTVQFLATLIRNHFGDGEELGMNLNYVAEEVPLGTAGSVKNAEEHLRGEPFIVISGDALTDIDLSDMVRFHRENGAMVTIGLKRVANPLEFGIIIVDEQGRVQRFLEKPTWGQVFSDTVNTGIYIMEPEVLDQVAEGEIVDWSGDVFPKLLKDGAPLYGYVTDGYWEDVGTHESYLSAQADVLSGRVDVEIDGFEMQPGVWVAEGAEVDPEASLRGPIYVGDYAKIEAGADIREYTVLGSNVVVRPEAFVHRSVIHGNVYIGSSTNLRGCVIGKNTDIMPGARVEEGAVVGEECVIESEAYLSNNIKVYPFKTIEAGAVVNANVIWESRGQRSLFGPRGVSGLINVEITPELAVRLASAYATTLKKGTVVTTSRDASRAARTLKRAVISALTASAIDVRDLEVVPLPVARFHTSQSGVSGGITLRTTPGSPQSVDIIFFDDRGADLSPAAQRKLERVFSRGEYRRAFPGEIAELTFPSRGVENYAYELLRQVDTSGVEDSGLKVVVDCAGGTPSLLLPALLGRIGVEVLTVNNRLNEASPTDTLAKQMRDLQRLGELVSSSRADFGVRFDPVGERLSIVDENGELVDNERALLVVLDLVAAERRRGRVALPVTTTRVAEQVASFHGLEVQWTPTATDELTKAAQADDIVFAADGRGGFVLPEFSRTGDGIAAFVRLLGLVARTKMSVSQIDQRIPRAHLLRRSVPTPWAVKGSVMRAVVEAAGDREVDTTDGVRVLEPGGGWALVLPDTAEAVTHLWAEGPDSDTAERLLEEWATVVEQAES from the coding sequence GTGAAGGCCGTAGTCATGGCGGGCGGAGAAGGAACCCGCCTGCGCCCGATGACCGCCAACCAGCCCAAGCCACTCCTGCCAGTCGTCAACAAGCCGATCATGGAGCACGTGCTCCGCCTGCTGAAGCGGCACGGGTTCGAGGACACGGTCGTGACCGTGCAGTTCCTCGCCACGCTGATCCGAAACCATTTCGGTGACGGCGAGGAACTGGGAATGAACCTGAACTACGTCGCCGAGGAGGTGCCGCTCGGAACGGCGGGCAGCGTCAAGAACGCCGAGGAGCATCTGCGCGGCGAGCCGTTCATCGTCATCTCCGGCGACGCACTGACCGATATCGACCTTTCGGACATGGTCCGGTTCCACCGCGAGAACGGCGCCATGGTCACCATTGGGCTCAAGCGGGTTGCCAACCCCCTGGAGTTCGGCATCATCATCGTCGACGAGCAGGGGCGGGTGCAGCGGTTCCTGGAGAAGCCCACCTGGGGCCAGGTCTTCTCGGACACCGTGAACACCGGGATCTACATCATGGAGCCCGAGGTTCTCGACCAGGTCGCCGAGGGCGAGATCGTGGACTGGTCCGGGGACGTCTTCCCCAAGCTGCTCAAGGACGGCGCACCGCTCTACGGCTATGTCACCGACGGGTACTGGGAGGATGTCGGTACCCACGAGAGCTACCTCAGCGCCCAGGCGGACGTCCTCTCGGGCAGGGTCGACGTCGAGATCGACGGCTTCGAGATGCAGCCCGGGGTCTGGGTGGCCGAGGGGGCCGAGGTCGACCCCGAGGCCAGCCTCAGGGGGCCGATATACGTCGGCGACTACGCGAAGATCGAGGCGGGCGCCGACATCCGCGAGTACACGGTGCTCGGCAGCAACGTCGTGGTGCGCCCCGAGGCGTTCGTGCACCGCTCGGTCATCCACGGCAACGTCTACATCGGCTCCAGCACGAACCTGCGCGGTTGCGTCATCGGCAAGAACACCGACATCATGCCGGGTGCCCGGGTCGAGGAGGGCGCGGTCGTCGGCGAAGAGTGCGTGATCGAGTCCGAGGCCTACCTCTCCAACAACATCAAGGTCTACCCCTTCAAGACGATCGAGGCCGGCGCGGTCGTCAACGCCAATGTCATCTGGGAGTCCCGCGGCCAGCGGTCGCTGTTCGGCCCCCGCGGTGTCTCGGGCCTGATCAACGTCGAGATCACCCCGGAGCTCGCGGTGCGGTTGGCCAGCGCGTACGCCACCACCCTGAAGAAGGGAACGGTGGTCACCACCTCGCGCGACGCCTCCCGGGCGGCGCGCACCCTGAAGCGGGCCGTCATCAGCGCGCTCACCGCCAGCGCCATCGACGTCCGCGACCTTGAGGTGGTCCCGCTTCCCGTGGCGCGGTTCCACACTTCGCAGAGCGGGGTGAGCGGCGGCATCACACTGCGCACCACCCCGGGGTCGCCGCAGTCGGTGGACATCATCTTCTTCGACGACCGCGGAGCCGACCTCTCGCCCGCCGCCCAGCGCAAGCTGGAGCGCGTCTTCTCGCGCGGCGAGTACCGGCGCGCGTTCCCGGGCGAGATCGCCGAGCTCACCTTCCCGTCTCGCGGCGTGGAGAACTACGCCTACGAGCTGCTGCGGCAGGTCGACACCTCGGGAGTCGAGGACTCCGGGCTGAAGGTGGTCGTCGACTGCGCGGGCGGAACCCCCTCCCTGCTGCTGCCCGCACTGCTCGGCCGGATCGGGGTCGAGGTGCTCACGGTCAACAACCGGCTGAACGAGGCGTCGCCCACCGACACCCTCGCCAAGCAGATGCGCGACCTGCAGCGCCTGGGTGAGCTCGTGTCCTCGTCCCGGGCCGACTTCGGGGTGCGGTTCGATCCGGTGGGCGAGCGGCTTTCGATCGTCGACGAGAACGGCGAGCTGGTCGACAACGAGCGCGCGCTCCTGGTGGTGCTGGACCTGGTGGCGGCCGAACGCCGACGTGGGCGCGTCGCGCTGCCGGTCACCACCACGCGCGTGGCCGAACAGGTCGCCTCGTTCCACGGGCTCGAAGTGCAGTGGACCCCCACCGCCACGGACGAGCTCACCAAGGCGGCGCAGGCCGACGACATCGTCTTCGCCGCCGACGGCCGCGGTGGTTTCGTGCTGCCGGAGTTCTCCCGGACCGGTGACGGTATCGCGGCGTTCGTCCGGTTGCTGGGGCTGGTGGCGCGCACCAAGATGTCGGTGAGCCAGATCGACCAGCGCATCCCGCGGGCCCACCTGCTCCGCCGTTCGGTTCCCACACCGTGGGCGGTCAAGGGCAGCGTCATGCGGGCCGTGGTCGAGGCGGCCGGCGACCGCGAGGTCGACACGACCGATGGCGTTCGGGTGCTGGAACCCGGCGGCGGCTGGGCCCTGGTGCTGCCCGACACCGCCGAGGCCGTAACCCATCTGTGGGCCGAGGGCCCCGACTCCGACACCGCGGAGCGGCTACTGGAGGAGTGGGCCACCGTGGTCGAACAGGCCGAGAGCTGA
- the gcvP gene encoding aminomethyl-transferring glycine dehydrogenase yields MPEQSTQHLDPDTTPASGFADRHIGPRPSELTEMLNVVGYGSTTDLMTAAVPESILSAPGKPAALNLPEPAGETEALAELRELSRTNQVLTSMIGRGYHDTVTPPVILRNVLENPAWYTAYTPYQPEISQGRLEALLNFQTMVSDLTGLAVSGASLLDEATAAGEAMTLARRATRNKSSAFVVDSDIYPQTLSVLRTRAEPLGIEIVVADLSKGLPDGDAFGVLVQYPASSGAVRDPSAVIEAAHERGAMAVVAADILALTMLRSPGELGADIAVGSTQRFGVPMGFGGPHAGYMAVREGLQRQLPGRLVGVSVDNAGKRAYRLALQTREQHIRREKATSNICTAQVLLAVMAGMYAVYHGPYGLRAIAERVHGHAVRLAEGLRARGFEVLHDEFFDTVRVRVRDGADGPIEAARSRGINLLRADHDVVGITCDEAITDEHLNQVLAAFGGKEGRGTGKDGCALPETLRREVDYLAHPVFNTHRSETSLLRYLRELADKDLALDRSMIPLGSCTMKLNATAEMEAITWPEYASLHPFAPMDQAVGTVGVVRDLERWLAEITGYDAVSLQPNAGSQGELAGLMAIRGYHRGRGEDQRDVCLIPSSAHGTNAASAIMAGMRVSVVACDDGGNIDLDDLRAKTEKHQADLAAIMVTYPSTHGVYEDTITEVCRMVHEAGGQVYVDGANLNALLGWAKPGEFGADVSHLNLHKTFCIPHGGGGPGVGPVAVRAHLAGFLPNHPGQPDAGPHTGVGPVSAAPFGSAGILPISWAYIRMMGEEGLRAATEAAVLTANYVAKRLEAHYPVLYTGANDLVAHECILDIRGLAKRTGITNEDVAKRLIDYGFHAPTMSFPVAGTLMVEPTESEDLAELDRFIDAMIAIRAEIDRVADGSYDPDDNPLKNAPHTAEALTADDWKHAYSRSEAGYPVASLRRTKYWSPVGRIDQAYGDRNLVCACPPPEAFEE; encoded by the coding sequence ATGCCGGAGCAGTCCACGCAGCACCTGGACCCCGACACCACGCCCGCCAGCGGTTTCGCCGACCGGCACATCGGCCCGCGCCCCTCGGAGCTCACCGAGATGCTCAACGTCGTGGGGTACGGGTCGACCACGGACCTGATGACCGCGGCGGTTCCCGAGAGCATTCTCAGCGCGCCGGGCAAGCCGGCGGCGCTGAACCTGCCCGAGCCCGCGGGTGAGACCGAGGCGCTGGCCGAGCTGCGCGAGCTCAGCCGCACCAACCAGGTGCTCACGAGCATGATCGGGCGTGGCTACCACGACACCGTCACCCCGCCGGTGATCCTGCGCAATGTCCTGGAGAACCCGGCCTGGTACACGGCGTACACGCCCTACCAGCCGGAGATCTCCCAGGGCCGGCTCGAAGCGTTGCTGAACTTCCAGACGATGGTCAGCGACCTCACCGGCCTCGCGGTGTCCGGTGCCTCGCTGCTGGACGAGGCGACGGCCGCCGGCGAGGCCATGACCCTGGCCCGCAGGGCCACCCGGAACAAGAGCTCGGCCTTTGTCGTCGACTCCGACATCTACCCGCAGACCCTCTCGGTGCTGCGGACGCGCGCCGAGCCGCTGGGCATCGAGATCGTGGTGGCCGACCTCTCGAAGGGACTGCCCGACGGGGACGCGTTCGGGGTGCTCGTGCAGTACCCGGCGTCCAGCGGCGCCGTGCGCGACCCCAGCGCGGTCATCGAGGCGGCGCACGAGCGCGGGGCTATGGCGGTGGTCGCCGCCGACATCCTGGCGCTGACCATGCTGCGCAGCCCCGGTGAGTTGGGCGCCGACATCGCTGTCGGCTCGACCCAGCGCTTCGGCGTGCCTATGGGCTTCGGCGGGCCGCACGCCGGCTACATGGCGGTCCGCGAGGGCCTGCAGCGCCAGCTTCCCGGCCGCCTGGTCGGGGTCTCGGTGGACAACGCGGGCAAGCGCGCCTACCGCCTCGCGCTGCAGACCCGCGAGCAGCACATCCGCCGCGAGAAGGCCACGAGCAACATCTGCACCGCGCAGGTGCTGCTGGCCGTCATGGCCGGGATGTACGCCGTCTACCACGGGCCCTACGGGTTGCGCGCGATCGCCGAGCGGGTGCACGGACACGCGGTCCGGCTCGCCGAAGGGCTGCGGGCCCGCGGTTTCGAGGTGCTGCACGACGAGTTCTTCGACACGGTGCGCGTGCGCGTCCGCGACGGCGCCGACGGCCCGATCGAGGCCGCACGGTCGCGCGGTATCAACCTGCTGCGCGCCGACCACGATGTCGTCGGCATCACCTGCGACGAGGCGATCACGGACGAGCACCTGAACCAGGTGCTGGCGGCGTTCGGCGGCAAGGAGGGCCGCGGCACGGGCAAGGACGGCTGCGCCCTGCCCGAGACGCTCCGCCGCGAGGTGGACTACCTGGCGCACCCGGTCTTCAACACGCACCGCAGCGAGACCTCGCTGCTGCGCTACCTGCGCGAGCTCGCCGACAAGGACCTGGCACTCGACCGTTCGATGATCCCGCTGGGCTCGTGCACGATGAAGCTCAACGCCACTGCCGAGATGGAGGCCATCACCTGGCCCGAATACGCCTCACTGCACCCGTTCGCCCCGATGGACCAGGCGGTCGGCACGGTGGGGGTGGTCCGCGACCTCGAACGGTGGCTGGCCGAGATCACCGGGTACGACGCCGTCTCGCTGCAGCCCAACGCGGGCTCGCAGGGCGAGTTGGCCGGGCTCATGGCGATTCGCGGCTACCACCGGGGGCGCGGGGAGGACCAGCGTGACGTGTGCCTGATCCCCAGCTCCGCGCACGGCACCAACGCGGCCAGCGCGATCATGGCGGGCATGCGGGTCAGCGTGGTGGCCTGCGACGACGGCGGCAACATCGATCTGGACGACCTGCGTGCCAAGACCGAGAAGCACCAGGCCGACCTCGCGGCGATCATGGTGACCTACCCCTCGACACATGGTGTGTACGAGGACACGATCACCGAGGTCTGCCGCATGGTGCACGAGGCCGGCGGGCAGGTCTACGTCGACGGCGCCAACCTGAACGCGCTGCTCGGCTGGGCGAAGCCGGGCGAGTTCGGCGCCGACGTCAGCCACCTCAACCTGCACAAGACGTTCTGCATCCCGCACGGCGGCGGGGGACCGGGAGTCGGCCCCGTGGCGGTGCGCGCGCACCTGGCGGGTTTCCTGCCCAACCACCCCGGCCAACCCGACGCCGGCCCGCACACCGGAGTCGGGCCGGTCTCGGCCGCGCCCTTCGGCTCTGCCGGGATCCTGCCGATCTCGTGGGCCTACATCCGGATGATGGGGGAGGAGGGGCTCCGCGCGGCCACCGAGGCTGCGGTGCTCACCGCCAACTACGTTGCCAAGCGGCTCGAGGCGCACTACCCGGTGCTCTACACCGGCGCCAACGACCTGGTCGCCCACGAGTGCATCCTGGACATCCGCGGGCTGGCCAAGCGGACCGGGATCACCAACGAGGATGTCGCCAAGCGGCTGATCGACTACGGGTTCCACGCGCCCACGATGTCCTTCCCGGTGGCCGGGACGCTCATGGTCGAGCCGACCGAGAGCGAGGACCTGGCCGAGCTGGACCGGTTCATCGACGCGATGATCGCGATCCGCGCCGAGATCGACCGGGTCGCCGACGGCAGCTACGATCCCGACGACAACCCGCTGAAGAACGCCCCGCACACCGCCGAGGCGCTGACGGCCGACGACTGGAAGCACGCCTACTCGCGCAGCGAGGCGGGCTACCCGGTCGCGAGCCTGCGGCGGACGAAGTACTGGTCGCCGGTGGGCCGAATCGACCAGGCCTACGGTGACCGCAACCTGGTCTGCGCCTGCCCGCCGCCCGAGGCGTTCGAAGAGTAG
- a CDS encoding FHA domain-containing protein, whose protein sequence is MSSVNCTQCGHAVADDARFCSNCGTPLRGAGQEAPHTGERRDSVGETTSTISISGIQALESEAEPGEDVAADAAGVDALPAGTALLVVRRGPNAGSRFLLDSDVTTAGRHPNSDIFLDDVTVSRRHVEFFRRGDGFGVRDVGSLNGTYVNRERIDEAELGGGDEVQIGKFRLVLLTQPRR, encoded by the coding sequence ATGTCGAGCGTTAACTGCACGCAGTGCGGTCACGCCGTTGCGGATGATGCCCGTTTCTGCTCCAACTGTGGGACCCCACTCCGCGGGGCCGGCCAGGAGGCTCCGCACACCGGTGAGCGCCGCGACTCCGTCGGCGAGACCACGTCAACGATTTCGATCTCGGGGATCCAGGCGCTCGAGAGCGAGGCCGAACCCGGTGAGGACGTCGCCGCCGACGCCGCCGGCGTCGACGCGCTTCCGGCGGGAACAGCGCTCCTGGTCGTGCGGCGGGGCCCCAACGCGGGGAGCCGCTTCCTGCTGGACAGCGACGTCACCACGGCCGGACGCCACCCCAACAGCGATATCTTCCTCGACGACGTTACTGTGTCCCGCAGGCACGTGGAGTTCTTCCGCCGGGGTGACGGTTTCGGCGTGCGTGATGTGGGCAGTTTGAACGGCACGTATGTCAACCGGGAACGAATCGACGAGGCTGAGCTGGGCGGAGGCGACGAGGTGCAGATCGGGAAGTTCCGGTTGGTGCTGCTGACCCAGCCGCGGAGATGA